A DNA window from Zonotrichia albicollis isolate bZonAlb1 chromosome 2, bZonAlb1.hap1, whole genome shotgun sequence contains the following coding sequences:
- the RPL24 gene encoding large ribosomal subunit protein eL24 translates to MKVELCSFSGYKIYPGHGRRYARTDGKVFQFLNAKCESAFLSKRNPRQINWTVLYRRKHKKGQSEEVQKKRTRRAVKFQRAITGASLAEIMAKRNQKPEVRKAQREQAIRAAKEAKKAKQATKKTAVSAAKAPTKAAPKQKIVKPVKVSAPRVGGKR, encoded by the exons ATGAA GGTCGAGCTGTGCAGCTTCAGCGGCTACAAGATCTACCCGGGCCATGGCCGCCGCTACGCCCGCACGGATGGGAAG gtTTTTCAGTTCTTGAATGCAAAATGTGAGTCTGCATTCCTTTCCAAGAGAAACCCTCGTCAGATCAACTGGACTGTTCTGTACAGGCGTAAGCACAAGAAGGGACAGTCA GAAGAGGTCCAGAAGAAGCGCACGCGCCGTGCTGTGAAGTTTCAGAGAGCCATCACTGGTGCCTCTCTGGCTGAGATCATGGCCAAGCGGAACCAGAAGCCCGAAGTACGAAAGGCACAGAGGGAACAAGCTATCAG GGCTGCAAAGGAAGCCAAGAAGGCTAAGCAGGCAACCAAGAAAACAGCTGTTTCTGCTGCAAAG GCCCCTACAAAGGCAGCACCTAAGCAGAAGATTGTGAAACCAGTCAAGGTTTCTGCTCCCCGTGTTGGTGGAAAGCGCTAA
- the CEP97 gene encoding centrosomal protein of 97 kDa produces the protein MAAAGAGDEAAGAGLIVNCSGQGLQKLGPTLPCDADTQTLILDKNQIIKLEHLEKCRNLMQLSVANNRLVRMMGVAKLTKLRVLNLPHNSIGYVEGLKDLVHLEWLNLAGNNIKAIEQVNSCLCLQHLDLSDNNIAQLGDLSKLTSLKTLLLHGNIITSLRPAPACLPQSLTVFSLAENEIRDLNEVSFLASLHHLEQLSIMNNPCVMATPSVPGFDYRPYIVSWCLNLKVLDGYVISQKESLKAEWLYSQGKGRSFRPGQHVQLVQYLANVCPLTSVYGLQTEEDAKLEKILSKQRLHQRQLMHENQNEEPRTFSAPSKAVPVAHEHSAQAQPSQTGLEKEPVIQRNSWVGPSANNDHSYAVKNTFLHERSFSKELHLEDVQTDEDKLNSSLLSSESTFMPVASGLAPVSPASDLKLHGINLSLEDDDDTVIEGVRDINRRETTKKQEAVSVTGEHPNRAAGSVETQENINEILQVPAPELVTAGLAARTGHYLGAAEGQVRHSHPRTLLGAESGVKTLCPEQVTEERSASLAGQGAAAADQGAAELQRMTEAATKLQASWRGFYTRNHHPQAKEVRNEIRLHRMQQHIIYLTAEIEKLRKEREEDKMQRLVQEEAIKFLWNQVKSLQQWQLSVMQNLGGTGIPSANTLCLSKPPLQSSTREQETPPAVSSASLAPASEDDLQEKSSLQFPDSGFHSAADQTRASELCSSAKSSAEGSESSLSMETIKQYGNCVSACCSNGEGGQSKESSSNGQDNGLIEQYLKSVQQLEEADEDTDCNEEMEGSCLQVSVSAESQDSSSDTVSVELPQDTSSPVQGEICQIPPGSYKLTSGMVEGKQTDCDSSFQMLHVGIAV, from the exons ATGGCGGCGGCCGGGGCGGGGGACGAGGCGGCCGGAGCCG GCTTGATAGTCAACTGCTCAGGTCAAGGATTGCAAAAGCTTGGTCCAACTTTGCCCTGTGATGCTGATACTCAGACTCTGATTCTGGACAAAAATCAGATAATTAAATTGGAACACTTGGAAAAATGCAGGAATCTGATGCAG CTCTCTGTGGCCAACAACCGTCTGGTGCGAATGATGGGTGTGGCAAAACTGACCAAGCTCAGAGTGCTCAACTTGCCTCATAACAGTATTGGGTATGTGGAAGGGCTGAAGGATTTGGTGCACCTGGAATGGCTGAATTTGGCAGGAAATAACATTAAG GCCATTGAACAAGTCAATTCCTGTCTGTGTCTTCAGCATCTTGATCTATCAGACAATAACATAGCTCAATTAGGTGATCTCTCTAAGCTTACCTCACTGAAG aCTCTGTTGCTGCATGGAAATATTATAACTTCACTTCGCCCTGCCCCTGCTTGCCTACCTCAGAGTTTGACTGTTTTTTCTTTGGCAGAAAATGAAATCAGAGACTTAAATGAG GTTTCTTTCCTGGCCTCTCTTCACCACTTGGAGCAGCTGTCAATTATGAACAATCCTTGTGTGATGGCCACACCTTCTGTCCCTGGCTTTGACTACAGGCCTTATATTGTCAGCTGGTGTCTGAACCTTAAAGTTCTTGATGGATATGTGATTTCTCAGAAGGAAAG CTTGAAAGCAGAATGGCTCTACAGTCAAGGGAAAGGAAGGTCATTTCGGCCTGGGCAGCATGTTCAGCTAGTTCAGTACTTGGCTAATGTTTGTCCTCTCACATCTGTATATGGACTCCAGACTGAAGAGGATGCcaaactggaaaaaatactgagtAAGCAAAG ACTCCACCAGAGGCAGTTGATGCATGAAAACCAAAATGAGGAACCACGGACATTTTCTGCTCCTAGCAAAGCAGTGCCAGTTGCTCATGAACACAGTGCCCAGGCCCAGCCATCTCAGACGGGTCTTGAAAAGG AACCTGTCATCCAGAGGAATTCTTGGGTAGGACCAAGTGCAAACAATGATCATTCCTATGCAGTAAAGAACACTTTTCTTCATGAAAGAAGCTTTTCCAAGGAGCTACACCTCGAAGATGTACAGACAGATGAAGATAAACTAAACAGCAGCCTTTTATCCTCAGAGTCTACTTTCATGCCAGTTGCTTCAGGATTGGCTCCAGTGTCTCCTGCTTCAGACCTGAAGCTACATGGAATCAATTTGAGCCTagaagatgatgatgatacAGTGATTGAAGGTGTGAGAGATATTAATAGAAGGGAAACAACTAAAAAGCAGGAAGCTGTGTCTGTTACAGGAGAGCACCCtaacagagcagcaggaagtgTGGAAACACAAGAGAATATCAATGAAATCCTGCAGGTTCCTGCTCCTGAGCTGGTAACAGCTGgcctggctgcaaggactgGCCACTATTTAGGGGCTGCTGAAGGCCAAGTTCGGCACAGTCACCCCAGAACCTTGCTAGGTGCTGAATCAGGAGTAAAAACTCTTTGTCCTGAGCAGGTGACAGAAGAAAGGTCTGCTTCACTGGCTGGGCaaggtgcagcagcagctgatcaaggtgcagctgagctgcaAAGGATGACTGAAGCAGCTACCAAGCTCCAAGCTTCCTGGAGAGGATTTTACACCAGGAACCACCACCCTCAAGCCAAGGAAGTGCGGAATGAAATTCGCCTACacagaatgcagcagcacatcaTTTATTTAACAGCTGAAATAGAAAA actgagaaaagaaagagaggaagatAAAATGCAAAGGCTTGTACAGGAGGAAGCTATCAAATTTCTTTGGAACCAG GTTAAATCCCTTCAACAATGGCAGCTCTCAGTGATGCAGAATTTAGGTGGTACTGGGATCCCTTCAGCCAACACTTTATGTTTATCCAAACCACCTCTTCAGTCATCCACAAGGGAGCAAGAAACCCCACCCGCTGTTAGTTCTGCTTCGTTAGCTCCAGCTAGTGAGGATGATCTCCAGGAAAAGTCTTCGTTGCAGTTCCCAGATTCTGGCTTTCATTCTGCAGCTGATCAGACTCGTGCCAGtgagctgtgcagctctgcaaagAGCTCAGCTGAAGGAAGTGagagctccctttccatggaAACCATCAAACAATATGGCAATTGTGTTTCAGCATGTTGCTCAAATGGAGAGGGTGGGCAAAGTAAAGAGAGCTCTAGTAATGGGCAGGACAACGGACTGATAGAACAGTATTTAAAATCTGttcagcagctggaagaggctgaTGAAGACACAGATTGCAATGAGGAAATGGAGGGCAGCTGTCTACAAGTGTCTGTGTCAGCAGAAAGCCAAGATTCTTCCTCTGACACTGTCTCTGTAGAGCTCCCTCAAGACACATCCTCCCCAGTCCAAGGCGAAATCTGTCAGATACCACCAGGAAGCTACAAACTGACTTCTGGAATGGTAGAAGGGAAGCAAACAGACTGTGATTCTTCGTTCCAGATGCTGCATGTTGGGATAGCTGTATAA